DNA from Mesorhizobium sp. DCY119:
GACGAAACTGAAATTGCCGTCCATCGAATCGTAGTTGTAGCCGCCGAATGCCAGCGAGTAGAGAACCACCATGCAGACGCCGGCAAGCATGCCCATCGACAATGTGCGGATGTTCATCGTGCGCGCGACGATCAGCGCGCAAACGATATGCGTCATATATTGCAGGCTGGCGCGCATGGTGACGCTAGGTGCTGCCGACCAGAAGACCGACAGGCAGGCAAAAACGCCGAAGGCTATGATCCAGTAGAATTTCGCGTAGTTGCCGAGCGAGTGGCGATAGTCGATCAGGATCAGCGGAAACCAGAGCGCGTAATAGGCCAGGATCGAAACCTGACCGAAGCGGCTCGAATAGGCGAAGACGAAGACCGACAAGGTAATCGCAAAGAAGCCATACCAGAAATTATGGTCGGGGCTGACAAAGCGTGCCTTGGCGATCTTCATATCCGGTCCACCGCCGATCAGTTGGCGGGGATCGGCAATATCCCGACCTTGATGACGTCACCCGGCTGCACCGGCGTGTTCTCGTCGACCGGTATCTCGCTGGCCTTTCCGTCTGTTTCCCGCACGATGGAGTAGCTGACCGGCGGGGCCTCGTTGGTGCTCGAGCCGCGCGCGGCGCCCGGATCACGCGACAGCGCCTCGGCTATCAGGTCCTTGTACATGCCGATCTTCAGGCTCAGGCCCTCGATATCGGACTCCGTCGACTGACGGTCCTGGGCTATCTCGGTATCGCGGTCGCTCTGAAGGTCGGCGGCATTCTGCGTTGCCTTGCTGATGTCCTGCTTGGCGCGCAGCGATGCCGTTTCCATGTCGAGCACCTTGCCCTGCAGATCGGAGATGGATTGTTCGAGCGACAGCACGCGCGAATTCACCACAAGTCCGCGGTCGGCCAGGTTGCCGATGCCGTCCAGCTCCTTGCGATAGAGTTCCATCTGACGGTTCTGGGTAGCGATCTTCTTTTCAAGCGAGGCGATCTCGCTCGTGAGAAGGCCCTTGAGGTCGTCGATCGACTTGAGCTGGTCGCTTAGTCTTTTCGCACGAGCGTTCTTGAAGTTGGTTTCGTCGGCGATCAGCTTCTTGCCATCGGCGCTTTCCTCCAGTTCCTTCGGAAACGCGATCTGCTCCTGGTCCTCGGCTTCCGCGACAAGGCGCGCGCGCCGGGCGAGAAGGCCGTTTCGCTGCGACACGAGAACATCGAAATTGCCGCGCGCATTGATGAAGTCACGCTCTATGCGCTGACCCGCATCAGCACGATGCAGACCGCCGGCGAGGCTGAGCGCCTTCAGCACCGTCAGATTGGGGGCAAAGGGATATTGCCCGGGCGTTTCCACATCGCCGGAAAGGAAGACCGGGCGGAACTCGGCGAGCTCCACCGAGGCGTCGGGCTTGTCGAGCAGGCCGAACTTCTGCTGAAGCTCCTCGCCGATCGCCGTCGAGATGTCGGTGGTCGTCTTGCCCGAAGCCGGCATCTCGCCGATGAAAGGCAGCGATATGTTGCCGGAAGGTCCGACGGTGTAGTCGCCGCTGATCGACGACCAGTCGCGCACCGCGCCCTCCGCCGTGCGCCACTCGACGACGCGGATGCGCAACTTGTCCATGGTGCCGAGCTGATAGTCGGCGGATTGCGCCGCCATGGGCAGCAGCATGACGATAGCGGCCGCGCCAAAGCAGAAAAAACGCCTGCCGGCGCGCCACATGGGATGGGGTATAGACAATAGGCTGATCAAAGCATGCCTTTCTGGCTGCGTTTGTCGGGTCATCTGGTGTTTGGCGCCGAAGCGCAGGCCGATCCGAA
Protein-coding regions in this window:
- a CDS encoding polysaccharide biosynthesis/export family protein, whose translation is MLLPMAAQSADYQLGTMDKLRIRVVEWRTAEGAVRDWSSISGDYTVGPSGNISLPFIGEMPASGKTTTDISTAIGEELQQKFGLLDKPDASVELAEFRPVFLSGDVETPGQYPFAPNLTVLKALSLAGGLHRADAGQRIERDFINARGNFDVLVSQRNGLLARRARLVAEAEDQEQIAFPKELEESADGKKLIADETNFKNARAKRLSDQLKSIDDLKGLLTSEIASLEKKIATQNRQMELYRKELDGIGNLADRGLVVNSRVLSLEQSISDLQGKVLDMETASLRAKQDISKATQNAADLQSDRDTEIAQDRQSTESDIEGLSLKIGMYKDLIAEALSRDPGAARGSSTNEAPPVSYSIVRETDGKASEIPVDENTPVQPGDVIKVGILPIPAN